GGAGATGAGGCAAGACTTGGGGAGGCTGCAGAGAATGACCGGGGTGGGGTTTCAAGAAAAGGGAGCCTGCCGAACAGGAAGTCCCTCTACCCCCAAGGAAGCAGCAGCAGAAATGGGTACTGGAAGGCTCAAGAAAAGGTCCTTGTAAGGGTCAGAGCAAGGACTGGGAAGGGAATTGCAGGGGGCAGGGTAGAGGCTGCAAGGGCAGTCTGGAACAGCAGGAGGGGGCTGCGGCAGAGGAGCCCGAGTAAGAGCAGGTTGGACCACACCAAGAATGAAGAGAACAAGTGGGGAAAAGTGCAGTTTTTATTCTCAACCTCATTGTTCCCCGTCTTAGGGCTCAGAGTTGCCCAGTCTTTTCGCAGCTACATCATCCATCAACTCCCAGGGCCTGAAGGGTGTGCAGGTATTGGGCTGAGCAGCAGGCAATCGGCCTGGCTGGGGGAAAGCAGCATTTATGGCCCACAACTGTTTGGGTTTCTGACCCAGGCCTCTTCAAATCTCCAGGGGCTATTCTGGGCCTGTGCTGACTGGGTATTCCCCCAGAGACTCCGGAGTCCTGGAACGTGCTCTCCACAGTCACCGGAGCCTCAGCCCCACCCTGAATCTGGACTGCAGCCACTGATACTGCCTCTGGGGAGGAAGGAGCCAGAGCCCCAGAGCTGCACAGGGCAGAGCAAGACTGGGACAGACAACAGGCCTAAGAATCCCCTtaggggtggggacagggggcTTGGTGAGAGCAATTCATTCACTGAGTCAGAGAcaggtttttatttaaaatttattgtaatgGGGTCCGCGCAAAAGGAGGGGGTGAAGGGTGGGGaacatgcaggggacacaggaacACGATGACATGGCCAGGGCCACAGCTTCTGTCGCGGGGGGAGGGATGAAAAGAAAAGGCCAGGGATGGAGCTGGggtggaagagggaagggggagacacTGTGGctgcattccccccacccccaggaagcaCCTCTAGTCCCTGGATCCCCCCATTGACCCTGGCCCCCTAAGATTCCATCTCTTGTCCTGCCTCTGGCCCTAGTGGCTCCTTCTTTTGCTCCCCTTGACTTGTTTTCccctgacagattctcaagcagGATGATGTTTAGGGCCTGACCCCAAACCACCCCACCTTATGAAAGTATAACCTCTGCCTTCCCTGTTTCTGCCCCTCCTCAAATCTCACCTTTCCCCCTCTCTGGGACAGAATCTTtgatttccctccttcctctcctccctccccctggaaaaaaaaaaaaaaaagaagcaccaaCTCCCCAGGGAGGGGCAGCAAACAGTAGGGGGACACTGGAAGGAGGAGAGCAAGAAGGACCATCGAGGGAAAGGCTCACAAATCCCtggaagggcagggcagggggttaCAGAGAGGAGAGGGGGTGAGGGCAGTGGCCACTCCTGTCCTCTGCCACCCCTGCCCACTGTCCAGGGGGCCTCAACACAACCGAGGGGACAGGTGTGTGTGGGGTCAGGGCTGATAAGGAAAAGAGAGGAGCAGGAGAAACAAATCATTAAAACCTAGCGAATTCCCCTAAGAAAAAcacttcttcctcctttctttctggaggctccttGGTTGATGGGGGAAATAGTGAGGAATtggtgggaagagagaggggaagaggagaTGGTACCAAGGGACTTTCCtccattctcccctctcccccccaccAACTTGGAGCTCACCAGGGCTGGGAGGGAAGTGGCTGAGAGCTCACAGGCACCCCCTCGGCCCCCGAGAGGGAGCCCACAGCTGTGGGAGGGGCTGCCactgccgctgctgccgccgctgccgccgccgccgccgccgccgccattgGACAGACCTCACCTGTACCTGTAAGGTGAGAAACACCAAATCACAGTGCAATCTGAATGGCAAGAACCTTGCCCCTTGCCCCAGACTCTTTCCAGACAGCCTCCCGTGGGACACAGCCGTTGCTCACTTCCTGTTTGGTCCCCAGAGATTTTGGCCCGTATCCTTACCCAGTTCTCCTGAAAGGCCCTCCCTGTCCCCAGAAGTCTCCCTAACTTGGGTGATAGGTGGGCATCCCTGGCCTTCCTAAGATCCCCTATTGGGCCCTTTGAGCCCCCTCGTCCCACacgccccatcccaccccccccagCCATGCCCCACGCCTTGCCTGGTGGGTGCGGGGGTCCCCCTCAGCAGGTGGGCTGTGGCTGGGGGGCGTCTCCCGGGACAGGGGGGGCGGCCCCCCCCAGATGGGTCTGCATGTGGCCGGCCAGCTGGGCAGGGGTCTTGCAGTGCACGCTGCACAGCTTGCACAGGATGCGGTCAGCCCGCGGGGCCTGGAGCCCATGGTCCTTCACCGCGTGGATGCGCAGGTATGCTGCCGTGGTGAAGCCTATGGGGGGGGGGTGGattgggatgggggggtgggggtcagcCAGGCGGAGACCCCAGAGACGGGGTTGTTCTCCTAGGCTGGGGACACCCTCCTCAGATGGCCCTGTCCTCCTCCCACCATATCCTTGGTAGCCTGGGGCCAACTACTCTGCTGGGGCTGGTGGGGCATAGCTCCTCCCTGAGCTTGAGAACTGGTTGAGTGGTGTTGGCTTTTGGGCCTTGGTATCCACAGAACCCATCCTCTGTGGCTGGGGGATCTCTCCTGGGGTGACCGGACACTGATTCCTAGCCACTTGAAGAGTTGACCCTCAGCAGAGACGGCTGTGTCCCCTCCCTCCAGTGCCCCATGTAGTCTCAGACCGGTTACTCAGTGAAGAAGTGAATTTGTTTAAAAGCAGCTTTCTCTACTACTGAGGCAGGGCGAGTACTTGTTAAATCCCTGCCATTGTACTCCACCTGCCCCAGGAGCTGAAGACAAGAACTTGTGGCTGCACAGCTGAAACCTTGTCTTCTGACCCTTGGGAACTGGCTCTCTTGACCACTCCTTCCCCAAAGCAGTTGTGTccccctcccatctccccacacacacccagagGTGGACTCTTTCTGGTAGATCATCTCCTCAAGCCATGACCTCTTCGAACTTAGTGATGATGTTTAGTCATCCCAATATTGCTTCATTTGCTTTCTAAAGGGCTCTAGATGCCACGAGCTCTTGGCTACAGCACCTTTAACCCACATCTGTGGAAGGGCCTCTGGTTTTGTCCCCACCCtttgtcccccaccccacccccggcacCTCTCAGCGTGTACCTTTGTTGCAGAGCTCACAGACATGGTGAGGGCCCTGGCTGTGCACCTTCATGTGGTCCGAAATATAAGCCGAGCTCAACATCTTGCCACACACATGACATGGCACCTTCTCCTCGTGTCGTACTGTGTGGGCCCGCAGCCGATCCTTCGTAGCAAAAGCTGCCTCACAtttctggggaggggggaggggcgtgggggGTGTCAGGAGAGTTAAAGCTTCGGGGAGTAGGAAGAGGGGGGCAAGAGGTTAAAGGAATCAGAGCCTTGGGGATCTTTGATCTGTAGGAAATGGGAGTGAGATGATAAGGCCTTGAAGAAGGGATGAAAAAATGgagtgaaaaagcaaaaagaagagagagaaaaagggggtCTGAGAGGCTGAACTCAGACAACTACAATGAGGATCAAAATCATGAAAACCAGGACAGGAGGAGGCGGGCTTCCTACCTCACATTTGAAGGGCCGTTCTGTTGAGTGCACTTGTCTGACGTGACTGTTGAGGTGATCCGGCCTGGGGATacgttggggttggggttagggccCTGGAGTGTGGAGGTGTCCCCGAGTCTGCCTAACACTGTACAGCAGGCCTTTCCCTGGGTCCCTACATTTTCTCCCAAGCCCGGGGTTTCAGAATCCTGGTAAGGCAGGAAATCCCTCTTCTGGTGCAGGGCTGCCTCGGCCTCCTCCCACTTGAGGCTGTCCTACAACCCAAGAACCCACCTCCTTTGCTAAGCACCACCCCCTGCTCCCTGGTAACCAGGAGAGGCTGTCCGCCCTCCTCCCTGGGAGTGGCTCCCTGTCCCCATTCTCAgaaacctccctccctccctccccaccagccaaGGCCAGGCCACCTCCATCGCCgaccgtccctccctccccacccgccTAGTGGGCGGCCGAAGCCCCGTGCACACCGGGAGAAGCTCTTGCCACAGTGGGAGCAGTTGTAGGGCTTGTGCACAGCGCCGTCATGTGAGCGCACGTGGTAGCTCATGCGGTCCTTGCGCTTGAAGCGCTGCTGGCACACCGGGCACTGGTAGGGCTTCTCGTCCGAGTGCGACAGCTTGTGTCGGTTCAGGTGGTAGACGTCGCGGAAAGCCTTGCCGCACATCTCGCAGGCGTGGTTCTTCCGGATGCGCTTTCCCGAGGCGGTCGTGGTCACCACGCCACCGGCGGCCACTGCGGCCGCTCCGCCGCCGGCACccgcttctccccctcccccgccggcTCCGCTCAGCTGGGGCACGCTCAGGAGGCTCAGGGGCACCATGGTGGGCATCTTCATAGCACCCGAAGGGACCCGGCCGGCTTTGGCTCCCGTGTGGATGGCCTCGTGCCTTCGGAGGTTGTAGCCGTTCTTGAACTCCTTGGCGCACAGGGCACAGATGTAGGGCCCCTTGCTCTTTGTCTTCTTCTCCAAGGCAGATGCGACCGGGGCCACGGCGACCGTCGAGGTTGGGGCAACGACGGCGGTGGCCGCGGCTGCGGCGATGGTGGCGGCAGAGACAGGGGGCGCGGCCTCAGCGGCGGGCGCCGACACCGGAGGGGGCGGCGGAGGGGGCGCCGGGGGCTGCTTCAGAGCCGCTGTGTCCACAGTGGAGGCGGTGGCCGGGGCCGGGGGCGCAGCAGcaacggcggcggcggcagcagcggcggcggccgcggctgcggcggcggcggacTCCTGGGCGGCGGCAAGAACCGGGAGCAAGTCCACCTGGAGGGGCTCGGCCGCCGGGGCCTGGGGCGTGGGTGGGGGCGCCGGCGCGGCCTGCGAAAACAAGGCGCCGTGTGGGCCGCGGCCGCGGGTCGGCGCCCTCCCAGCCCGGCCCGCCACGGCCGGCCCCTACTCACCTGGAATGGACTCTGGGCGCAGCCCTGGGAGGCAAAGAAGCGGGACTGGAGCTCAGCCCCGACCTGCAGGGGGTTCTGGGCGTGACCCTGAGGTGGCGGGAAGGAGTTCATGAGGCCGCCCACCCCCCGGGAGTCCAGGCCCAGCACGGGGAAGGGGGGGGCCAGCAGCGTGCAAGGGAACACGGGGAACATGGCCTCGGCCACGGCGGGGCCCCCGGGGCTCAGCGGGGGCCGGGGGCGCGGGCCGCGCGGGGCCCGGGCTCGGGGCACCGCCCCCGGCCGGCCGGGCTGGGCCGCGCCGAACGCATGGCCCGCGGGCCGCCCCGCCGCCCGCGCACCCCGGCcggcgggagggagggaaggagggcgcCTGGCGGGCCGCGGAGCGCGGCGGAGACGGCGGCGGCGACGCCCCCTGGGTGGGGGCGGGAGGCCCcgcggggccgggggccgggggcgggggcccgggcggcggcggcggcggcggcggcggcggttgGAGcctggcggggcggggtggggggagcgaGGGAGCAGCCTCGGCCCCCGCCGCGCGCGCGCCCAGCCGGCGCCtcggggagggcgggggagggcgcgagggagggagggggacagcTGCGCGCGCACCGGGCGCGCGGAGGGGGGGGTGGGACGGGAGGGAGGGCGGGCGGGAGGGGGTgtgggaagggggggtggggcgggggagggggttgTTACCTGGAAGATGAAGCTGCTCCAGTTGCCTGGATCCatggcggagggagggagggaggtggctcGCGCTCACCCTGGggcgggaggaggaggaggaggcggcagtgggggagggggaacccGGGGAGGAGGCGCGCGGGGCGGGcgggagggggggaggaggaggaggaggagggtgggggggagcggAGCACACTGcgcgcggggagggagggagggcggggggcGCGAGGACACACAAGAGGCTGGAGCGGGCGCGAGCGCGAGCGCGCGCGAGGCCAGCGGGAGGGGGGAGGTACGAGAGGGACTCTGGCGGGAGGAGGGACGGGGGAGCCACCCAGCAGCTGGAGTCGCCCTAAGCGCGAGACCCCTGAGACGGCCGCTGATTGGCTGACGATGGCGCAGGTGGTGGGCGCGCGGGAGACGGGGCGGCTTCTCTTTCCCCCCTCAAAGATTCCACCCCCCGCCTCCCTCCACCAGCGGCCGTTATTTCGCGCGCACGCGCACAAGCTCGCTGTCGTTGCCG
The sequence above is a segment of the Orcinus orca chromosome 16, mOrcOrc1.1, whole genome shotgun sequence genome. Coding sequences within it:
- the MAZ gene encoding myc-associated zinc finger protein isoform X3 → MDPGNWSSFIFQGHAQNPLQVGAELQSRFFASQGCAQSPFQAAPAPPPTPQAPAAEPLQVDLLPVLAAAQESAAAAAAAAAAAAAAAVAAAPPAPATASTVDTAALKQPPAPPPPPPPVSAPAAEAAPPVSAATIAAAAATAVVAPTSTVAVAPVASALEKKTKSKGPYICALCAKEFKNGYNLRRHEAIHTGAKAGRVPSGAMKMPTMVPLSLLSVPQLSGAGGGGGEAGAGGGAAAVAAGGVVTTTASGKRIRKNHACEMCGKAFRDVYHLNRHKLSHSDEKPYQCPVCQQRFKRKDRMSYHVRSHDGAVHKPYNCSHCGKSFSRPDHLNSHVRQVHSTERPFKCEKCEAAFATKDRLRAHTVRHEEKVPCHVCGKMLSSAYISDHMKVHSQGPHHVCELCNKGTGEVCPMAAAAAAAAAAAAAAVAAPPTAVGSLSGAEGVPVSSQPLPSQPW
- the MAZ gene encoding myc-associated zinc finger protein isoform X5; translation: MFPVFPCTLLAPPFPVLGLDSRGVGGLMNSFPPPQGHAQNPLQVGAELQSRFFASQGCAQSPFQAAPAPPPTPQAPAAEPLQVDLLPVLAAAQESAAAAAAAAAAAAAAAVAAAPPAPATASTVDTAALKQPPAPPPPPPPVSAPAAEAAPPVSAATIAAAAATAVVAPTSTVAVAPVASALEKKTKSKGPYICALCAKEFKNGYNLRRHEAIHTGAKAGRVPSGAMKMPTMVPLSLLSVPQLSGAGGGGGEAGAGGGAAAVAAGGVVTTTASGKRIRKNHACEMCGKAFRDVYHLNRHKLSHSDEKPYQCPVCQQRFKRKDRMSYHVRSHDGAVHKPYNCSHCGKSFSRPDHLNSHVRQVHSTERPFKCEALSSHSHFLQIKDPQGSDSFNLLPPSSYSPKL
- the MAZ gene encoding myc-associated zinc finger protein isoform X4, with product MFPVFPCTLLAPPFPVLGLDSRGVGGLMNSFPPPQGHAQNPLQVGAELQSRFFASQGCAQSPFQAAPAPPPTPQAPAAEPLQVDLLPVLAAAQESAAAAAAAAAAAAAAAVAAAPPAPATASTVDTAALKQPPAPPPPPPPVSAPAAEAAPPVSAATIAAAAATAVVAPTSTVAVAPVASALEKKTKSKGPYICALCAKEFKNGYNLRRHEAIHTGAKAGRVPSGAMKMPTMVPLSLLSVPQLSGAGGGGGEAGAGGGAAAVAAGGVVTTTASGKRIRKNHACEMCGKAFRDVYHLNRHKLSHSDEKPYQCPVCQQRFKRKDRMSYHVRSHDGAVHKPYNCSHCGKSFSRPDHLNSHVRQVHSTERPFKCEKCEAAFATKDRLRAHTVRHEEKVPCHVCGKMLSSAYISDHMKVHSQGPHHVCELCNKGTGEVCPMAAAAAAAAAAAAAAVAAPPTAVGSLSGAEGVPVSSQPLPSQPW
- the MAZ gene encoding myc-associated zinc finger protein isoform X1 codes for the protein MDPGNWSSFIFQGHAQNPLQVGAELQSRFFASQGCAQSPFQAAPAPPPTPQAPAAEPLQVDLLPVLAAAQESAAAAAAAAAAAAAAAVAAAPPAPATASTVDTAALKQPPAPPPPPPPVSAPAAEAAPPVSAATIAAAAATAVVAPTSTVAVAPVASALEKKTKSKGPYICALCAKEFKNGYNLRRHEAIHTGAKAGRVPSGAMKMPTMVPLSLLSVPQLSGAGGGGGEAGAGGGAAAVAAGGVVTTTASGKRIRKNHACEMCGKAFRDVYHLNRHKLSHSDEKPYQCPVCQQRFKRKDRMSYHVRSHDGAVHKPYNCSHCGKSFSRPDHLNSHVRQVHSTERPFKCEKCEAAFATKDRLRAHTVRHEEKVPCHVCGKMLSSAYISDHMKVHSQGPHHVCELCNKGFTTAAYLRIHAVKDHGLQAPRADRILCKLCSVHCKTPAQLAGHMQTHLGGAAPPVPGDAPQPQPTC
- the MAZ gene encoding myc-associated zinc finger protein isoform X2, translated to MFPVFPCTLLAPPFPVLGLDSRGVGGLMNSFPPPQGHAQNPLQVGAELQSRFFASQGCAQSPFQAAPAPPPTPQAPAAEPLQVDLLPVLAAAQESAAAAAAAAAAAAAAAVAAAPPAPATASTVDTAALKQPPAPPPPPPPVSAPAAEAAPPVSAATIAAAAATAVVAPTSTVAVAPVASALEKKTKSKGPYICALCAKEFKNGYNLRRHEAIHTGAKAGRVPSGAMKMPTMVPLSLLSVPQLSGAGGGGGEAGAGGGAAAVAAGGVVTTTASGKRIRKNHACEMCGKAFRDVYHLNRHKLSHSDEKPYQCPVCQQRFKRKDRMSYHVRSHDGAVHKPYNCSHCGKSFSRPDHLNSHVRQVHSTERPFKCEKCEAAFATKDRLRAHTVRHEEKVPCHVCGKMLSSAYISDHMKVHSQGPHHVCELCNKGFTTAAYLRIHAVKDHGLQAPRADRILCKLCSVHCKTPAQLAGHMQTHLGGAAPPVPGDAPQPQPTC